The following coding sequences lie in one uncultured Mailhella sp. genomic window:
- a CDS encoding type II toxin-antitoxin system YafQ family toxin produces MQKLKTIIMLLLNEEPLPKHCRDHALKGEWKPYRELHIEPDWLLVYKVSENECVFYRTGTHADLFSL; encoded by the coding sequence ATGCAAAAGCTGAAAACGATAATCATGCTTTTGCTTAATGAGGAACCACTGCCTAAGCATTGTCGTGACCATGCCCTCAAAGGAGAGTGGAAACCATACCGGGAGTTGCATATAGAACCGGATTGGCTTCTTGTGTATAAAGTAAGCGAGAATGAGTGCGTTTTTTATCGTACCGGCACCCATGCCGATCTTTTTTCCTTGTAG
- a CDS encoding type II toxin-antitoxin system RelB/DinJ family antitoxin yields the protein MPANDYVRARIDPAIKNEAAAVLATMGLTVSDLCRMALTRVAHEKRLPFSDDIPNALTRETIEKAERGEEIFHAKDAEDLFRQLGI from the coding sequence ATGCCTGCCAACGATTATGTTCGCGCCCGCATTGACCCCGCCATCAAGAATGAGGCCGCCGCCGTACTGGCAACCATGGGGCTGACGGTATCCGATCTCTGCCGCATGGCGCTGACCAGAGTGGCTCATGAAAAGCGTCTGCCTTTCAGCGACGATATTCCCAATGCACTGACCCGTGAAACTATAGAGAAGGCGGAACGGGGAGAGGAAATATTTCACGCCAAGGATGCGGAAGATCTTTTCAGACAGTTGGGGATATAA